The following are encoded in a window of Candidatus Micrarchaeia archaeon genomic DNA:
- a CDS encoding arginine--tRNA ligase — protein sequence MYYKIKKELSKKLSKITKLDYSICYNSLEKPKSSFGDLACTLSFLIAKEQKTNPKEIAEDIAKKLKSTNIEKIETIGPYINIYFSKSFFEKTLNYKYKKQRKKEKILIEFPSVNPNKPWHIGHFRNAVLGNSVSHLMEYSGYTVLRMDYIDDLGLQVAQSLWGILNLNDKENEKFDQWIGKEYVKVASKMNDEKVNKEVEELLHKLETNDEKTSKKAREISEKCVKAQWETGFNFNIEHEILVFESDIMRTIFEEGMEKLKKNKIIHLETEGENKGCYVLKMSGGEYDKMKNPDKILIRSNGIATYTGKDIIFHLWKFGLLKNDFKYTKFLTQPSKKTAYMSNKKGKSIKIKTDKIINVIGIEQTYPQQVVKEALNKLGYKKEAENYYHLAYEHITLRDINFSGRKGTWIGYSVDDFIEEGIKKALEKNCENKEIAKTIATNSMIFYILKYSPETKIAFDWEDALKLEGDSAPYIMYSYVRCISILKNKKPISKISIKNIKINENEKKLLILLSQFSEIVEHSANELKPHEICDYLLRLSSEFSSFYNLCPVLKEENKEIQNFRLLILEKTAQTLKTGMNLLGLKELEKM from the coding sequence ATGTATTATAAAATAAAAAAAGAATTATCAAAAAAACTATCTAAAATTACTAAATTAGATTATAGTATATGTTATAATTCCTTAGAAAAACCAAAAAGTTCATTTGGCGATTTAGCATGTACTTTATCTTTTTTAATAGCTAAAGAACAAAAAACAAATCCAAAAGAAATTGCAGAAGATATTGCTAAAAAATTAAAAAGTACAAATATAGAAAAAATAGAAACAATTGGACCATATATTAATATTTATTTTTCAAAAAGTTTTTTTGAAAAAACTTTAAACTATAAATATAAAAAACAAAGAAAAAAAGAAAAGATACTTATAGAATTTCCTTCTGTTAATCCAAATAAACCTTGGCACATTGGACATTTTAGAAATGCAGTATTAGGAAATTCTGTTTCTCACTTGATGGAATATTCTGGATATACCGTACTTAGAATGGACTATATTGATGATTTAGGATTACAGGTTGCTCAAAGTTTATGGGGAATACTTAATTTAAATGATAAAGAAAATGAAAAATTTGACCAATGGATAGGTAAAGAATATGTTAAAGTTGCTTCTAAAATGAATGATGAAAAAGTAAATAAAGAAGTTGAAGAATTACTACATAAATTAGAAACAAATGATGAAAAAACATCTAAAAAAGCAAGGGAGATAAGTGAAAAATGTGTAAAAGCACAATGGGAAACTGGTTTTAATTTTAATATAGAACATGAAATATTAGTTTTTGAATCAGATATTATGCGAACAATTTTTGAAGAAGGAATGGAAAAATTAAAGAAAAATAAAATAATTCATTTAGAAACAGAAGGAGAAAATAAAGGATGCTATGTCCTAAAAATGTCCGGGGGAGAATATGATAAAATGAAAAATCCAGATAAAATTTTAATTAGAAGTAACGGGATAGCAACATACACTGGAAAAGATATAATATTTCATCTTTGGAAATTTGGATTATTGAAAAATGATTTTAAATATACAAAATTTTTAACACAACCTTCTAAAAAAACTGCTTATATGTCTAATAAAAAAGGTAAATCAATTAAAATAAAAACAGATAAAATAATCAATGTAATTGGTATTGAACAAACATATCCGCAACAAGTAGTAAAAGAAGCATTAAACAAATTAGGTTATAAAAAAGAAGCAGAAAATTATTATCATCTTGCTTATGAACACATAACACTTAGAGATATAAATTTTTCAGGGAGAAAAGGAACATGGATTGGATATTCAGTTGATGATTTTATTGAAGAAGGAATTAAAAAAGCATTAGAAAAAAATTGTGAAAATAAAGAAATTGCTAAAACAATTGCAACAAACTCAATGATTTTTTATATTTTAAAATATTCTCCAGAAACTAAAATTGCTTTTGATTGGGAAGACGCTTTAAAATTAGAAGGTGACTCTGCCCCCTATATAATGTATTCTTATGTAAGATGTATAAGTATTCTTAAAAACAAAAAACCAATATCCAAAATTAGTATAAAAAATATTAAAATAAACGAAAATGAAAAAAAATTATTAATATTATTATCTCAATTTTCTGAAATAGTTGAACATTCAGCAAATGAATTAAAACCTCATGAAATATGTGATTACTTATTGCGTCTATCATCAGAATTTTCAAGTTTTTATAATTTGTGCCCCGTTCTTAAAGA
- a CDS encoding DNA integrity scanning protein DisA nucleotide-binding domain protein — translation MKLNIDEITKKKVYEAALDTAILIAKKNEGGLIVIGNTKEYSCHFPNFFDKRKFYITDEGMIEVLSKLGIVDGAIIIEEDGRIKAYGARVLKQETAKGFGTRHSAAKGISKEGCLAILASEQDKVVRIFKEGNKVMEINPHTKKIDKNISKIVKILTKSETAGLIAGAASVPIIGIPGVIIFGGSYLVSKKILEMVKEIEFK, via the coding sequence ATGAAATTAAATATTGATGAGATCACAAAGAAAAAAGTTTATGAAGCAGCGTTAGATACAGCTATTTTAATTGCTAAAAAAAATGAGGGAGGTTTAATAGTAATTGGAAATACAAAAGAATATTCTTGTCATTTTCCAAATTTTTTTGATAAAAGAAAATTTTATATCACTGATGAAGGAATGATTGAAGTTTTATCTAAATTAGGAATTGTTGATGGAGCAATAATTATAGAGGAAGATGGAAGAATAAAAGCATATGGTGCAAGAGTTTTAAAACAAGAAACAGCAAAAGGTTTTGGAACAAGACATTCAGCAGCTAAAGGAATTTCAAAAGAGGGTTGTTTAGCAATTTTAGCTTCAGAACAAGATAAAGTTGTAAGAATATTTAAAGAAGGAAATAAAGTTATGGAAATAAACCCACATACAAAAAAAATTGATAAAAATATTTCTAAAATAGTAAAAATTTTAACTAAATCAGAAACAGCTGGATTAATTGCAGGTGCTGCATCTGTTCCTATTATTGGGATACCTGGTGTTATTATTTTTGGGGGGAGTTATTTAGTTTCTAAGAAAATATTAGAAATGGTGAAAGAGATAGAGTTTAAATAA
- a CDS encoding peptidoglycan recognition family protein, protein MKQFSVYLDDLHAIYLLDPKIKFNFDFFKTKPKEIYIHHTGNTPHDLEEVYSIGVTKFNQPSYHFIIDKKGAIYQTLPINVIGAHIKRHNDNSFGIALLDLISPSSPTEAMKYSLDSLINHLKYNYPIEKVSTHFEASISDVNEIITQIGIEKEIPLLNRQEVGDLTVDNVENYKKKIKEEIKDTDIDKLIKDILNQRVDYVKNCPGPYFHTLLNL, encoded by the coding sequence ATGAAGCAGTTTTCTGTATACTTGGATGATTTGCATGCTATTTATTTGTTAGATCCAAAAATTAAATTTAATTTTGATTTTTTTAAAACAAAACCAAAAGAAATTTATATTCACCATACTGGGAATACACCTCATGATTTAGAAGAAGTTTATTCAATAGGAGTAACTAAATTTAATCAACCCTCTTATCATTTTATAATTGATAAAAAAGGAGCAATATATCAGACTTTACCTATTAATGTTATTGGCGCACATATTAAAAGACATAATGATAATTCTTTTGGTATAGCCTTATTAGATTTAATTTCTCCATCTTCTCCAACTGAAGCAATGAAATATTCATTAGATTCACTTATAAATCATCTGAAATATAATTATCCAATTGAAAAAGTATCTACACATTTTGAAGCTTCAATTTCTGATGTTAATGAAATAATTACACAAATAGGTATAGAAAAAGAGATCCCATTATTGAATAGACAGGAAGTTGGGGATTTAACAGTGGATAATGTTGAAAATTATAAGAAAAAGATAAAAGAAGAAATAAAAGATACAGATATTGATAAATTGATAAAGGATATCTTAAATCAACGTGTTGATTATGTTAAAAATTGCCCCGGCCCTTATTTTCATACTCTTTTAAATTTATAA
- the nrdR gene encoding transcriptional regulator NrdR: MRCPYCIFEETKVVDSRQEEDVVKRRRECEKCGRRFTTFERAEIVEFYVIKKDGRRELFDRKKLKSGIVKACEKRPISQDKIEELVDLIERTLRQRKTFEIQSTLIGDCVMKKLKKIDPIAYIRFASVYEEFDDIEAFEATLVNLKNKKG; the protein is encoded by the coding sequence ATGAGATGTCCATATTGCATTTTTGAAGAAACAAAAGTTGTTGATTCTAGACAAGAAGAAGATGTTGTCAAACGAAGAAGAGAATGTGAGAAATGTGGGCGAAGATTTACTACTTTTGAAAGAGCAGAAATTGTTGAATTTTATGTTATTAAAAAAGATGGCAGAAGAGAACTTTTTGATAGAAAAAAACTCAAATCTGGAATTGTAAAAGCATGTGAAAAAAGACCCATAAGTCAAGATAAGATCGAAGAACTAGTTGATTTAATTGAAAGAACTTTAAGACAAAGAAAAACTTTTGAAATTCAATCTACCTTAATTGGAGATTGTGTAATGAAAAAATTGAAAAAAATTGATCCAATAGCATATATTCGATTTGCTTCTGTTTATGAGGAGTTTGATGATATTGAAGCTTTTGAAGCAACTCTTGTAAATCTAAAGAATAAAAAGGGGTGA
- the nrdD gene encoding anaerobic ribonucleoside-triphosphate reductase, whose protein sequence is MEVSQIRKRDGTIVLFNKQKIIDSVWKAMRTVNEGDKDRAEEIADQVVELLNHKFRKTTAPTVEEIQDVIEEILILNKYVKTSKAFILYRKQHNDVRRMASLMNTVETIEKYIDQADWRVKENANMTYSLQGLNNHIASLVVAEYWLDKLYPSRIANAHRNAEIHIHDLSTLGAYCVGWDLQDLLMTGFKGVEGKVESKPPKHLRVALGQMVNYIYTLQGETAGAQAFSNFDTLLAPFVRYDGLEYKQLKQAFQEFLFNMNVPTRVGFQSLAWDELVIVKYRGKIRTIRIGELVDKKFITHKNQIINNVDGYGNKSQDSFAVPNFDDYEVLGFDNNQKVNWLKVKGFVKHKVKEKRFLKIRTSRGEAKVSPAHSLFKFNSKSIKPVQPKNLTISKPNEKITETNHVVSIGKNIDHLFENKNKLDITDLINELPEIYQLKIFVKLTKSEYTSFEKNLKSYYSTIKQMLYDFGRLDKSTWYDLRKKNVVPFNIWYQFGDKNSDNSKFYIKPYPNNYIGRYLDGKKLSAFIKLAAWYITEGKANASSIKISNSDKENIDEIKKILKELNLSYNLSYSNGWSSKTKKKTNTKITNFEIYNLYGYLIKILCGVNSSTKQFPSFIFDINKKLKKEFLDTLIKGDGWEYQQKHVYTSKSPYLLSNISLLLSILNKDYVVSRKDKHGCYTIHIFKNNRKQKFPVLNNFEASPVYEIEDYDYPFEWEYDISVDSKTENFTGGIGLLLFHNTPFSNITMDLTPHPSFKNLPVIIGGKMMDETYGEFQEEMNMINQVFAEAMIEGDSNGRLFTFPIPTYNITKDFNWDAQEIQKVFEMTAKYGIPYFSNFINSDMKPEDARSMCLHESENIIYKKNGEIKHSTIKELCDSHSFEYDHEGWSDNSEKDLEALSLNPKTLKLEWEKILRFVKIDRNEEVKIITEDGKRIKTSENHLVTIVTSKGLEEKFAKDITVGDYILSLKNADSILSNEIQKLENEVLDKELAAILGFFTADGNFLWNKRNGKKVIRGLQFTFNYNEPNLIFEIKSLIENRLNIKVKEKKDPRYNTYYLYLYSSGLAKKIYSAGFKKYGQLPNVLFNSPKEIIKEFLDYFFKGDGYELRKEIHINDLDLSKDLNILYNLIGIPTTFKIRKNSQVIYLQHKQNEINSLGLVNSPCLYECIPGFMAKSTYLVPGLNKGRMVSQMTLQKYNAQTMESEKYLQADVYITKVTSIQKIIHEQKQRFYDIELGNNHLFVHSLGTITHNCCRLRLDNRELRKRGGGLFGANPLTGCYDEQTEVLTQNGWIFFKDLSKKHKLFTLTKNNEIEIHEPKKLFKYDYEGELYEFKTKSLDLLVTPNHRMVVDQNYKDKRIFVEAQYFDVNNHRIPKQSIWKGEEKEWFILPSIDFTKYGRQGRTPYKVVRDSLKIEMDNWLKFFGFWLAEGSTDNSKIAQRHGYRVMITQVNKKKRKQIKEVFDKLPFNYTEEKNNLVICNKQLWTYLHIFGKKYDKFIPKEIKNLSKRQLKILFDWLVKGDGHIRKTTGQINYWTTSKKLADDIQEIILKLGWLGTLTKQKKKVSIIKGRKINSQATCYILGVQKAKHYRLRKSNIKKVPYKGKVYCCEVENHTLFVRRNGKVTWCGNSIGVVTVNLPRIGYLSRTEDEYFEKLDEAMDLAYTSLEIKRKVLESFTERGLYPYSKFYLRKIKETHNQYWKNHFSTIGLIGMNESLLNMFGSGLLDSEGRKFAIKVLDHMRKKLEDYQLESGNIFNLEATPGEGTTHRLARIDKVQYPNIIVANEQTYQERGAAPYYTNSTQLHVASTIDLFDALDVEDELQTKYTGGTVFHTFLGEKINDWKMARELVKRIAHNFKLPYFTLTPTFSVCPVHGYLSGEHELCPKCDEEIGYAGMIRQLNSGKQIDQEILEATKKKRNYCEVYSRVVGYIRPIKQWNAGKYEEYKERRVFDKNL, encoded by the coding sequence ATGGAAGTATCACAAATAAGAAAGAGAGATGGAACTATTGTTTTGTTTAATAAACAAAAAATTATTGATTCAGTTTGGAAAGCAATGCGTACTGTTAATGAAGGAGATAAAGATAGAGCTGAAGAAATAGCAGACCAAGTAGTAGAATTATTAAATCATAAATTTAGAAAAACAACTGCCCCCACAGTTGAAGAAATACAAGATGTAATAGAAGAAATATTAATTTTAAACAAGTATGTTAAAACTTCAAAAGCGTTTATTTTATACAGAAAACAGCACAATGATGTTAGAAGAATGGCTAGTTTAATGAATACTGTTGAAACTATCGAAAAATACATTGACCAAGCAGATTGGAGAGTTAAAGAAAATGCAAATATGACATATTCTCTTCAAGGATTAAATAATCATATTGCAAGTTTAGTAGTAGCAGAATATTGGTTAGATAAATTGTATCCTTCAAGAATTGCAAATGCACATAGAAATGCAGAAATACATATTCATGATTTAAGCACTTTAGGTGCTTATTGTGTTGGTTGGGATTTACAAGATTTATTAATGACTGGTTTTAAAGGAGTAGAAGGTAAAGTAGAATCAAAACCCCCAAAACATTTAAGAGTTGCATTAGGACAAATGGTTAATTATATATATACTTTACAAGGTGAAACAGCAGGTGCTCAAGCATTTAGTAATTTTGATACTTTATTAGCTCCTTTTGTTAGATATGATGGATTAGAATATAAACAATTAAAACAAGCTTTTCAAGAGTTTTTATTTAATATGAACGTGCCTACCCGTGTGGGCTTTCAATCATTAGCTTGGGATGAATTAGTTATAGTGAAATATAGAGGTAAAATAAGAACTATAAGGATAGGGGAATTAGTAGATAAAAAATTTATAACACATAAGAATCAAATAATAAATAATGTAGATGGATATGGAAATAAATCACAAGATTCTTTTGCAGTTCCAAATTTTGATGATTATGAAGTTTTAGGATTTGACAATAACCAAAAAGTAAACTGGTTAAAAGTTAAAGGATTTGTAAAACATAAAGTAAAAGAAAAAAGATTTTTAAAAATTAGAACTTCTAGAGGAGAAGCAAAAGTCTCACCTGCACATTCTTTATTTAAGTTTAATTCTAAAAGTATAAAACCAGTACAACCAAAAAACCTTACTATTTCAAAACCCAATGAGAAAATAACAGAAACTAATCATGTAGTTTCTATAGGTAAGAATATTGATCATCTTTTTGAAAATAAAAATAAACTAGATATCACGGATTTAATAAATGAATTGCCGGAGATTTATCAGTTAAAAATATTTGTAAAATTAACAAAATCAGAATATACTTCTTTTGAAAAAAATCTTAAATCATATTATTCAACAATAAAACAAATGCTTTATGATTTCGGAAGATTAGATAAAAGTACATGGTATGATTTAAGAAAGAAAAATGTTGTTCCTTTCAATATTTGGTATCAATTTGGAGATAAAAATTCGGATAATTCAAAATTCTATATTAAACCTTATCCAAATAATTATATAGGAAGATATTTAGATGGAAAAAAATTATCTGCATTTATTAAACTTGCTGCTTGGTATATTACTGAAGGAAAGGCTAATGCTTCAAGTATAAAAATTTCAAATTCAGATAAGGAAAATATTGATGAAATCAAAAAAATATTAAAAGAATTGAATTTATCGTATAATTTATCTTATTCTAATGGATGGAGTTCAAAAACAAAGAAAAAAACAAATACAAAAATAACTAATTTTGAAATTTATAATTTATATGGATATTTAATTAAGATTCTTTGTGGTGTAAATTCATCAACAAAACAGTTTCCCTCCTTTATATTTGATATAAATAAAAAATTAAAAAAAGAGTTTTTAGATACTTTAATTAAAGGAGATGGTTGGGAGTATCAGCAAAAACATGTTTATACTTCTAAATCGCCTTATTTATTATCTAATATTTCTCTTTTATTGAGTATTTTAAATAAAGATTATGTGGTTTCAAGAAAAGATAAACATGGATGTTACACTATTCATATTTTCAAAAATAATAGAAAACAAAAATTCCCAGTTTTAAATAATTTTGAAGCTTCTCCAGTTTATGAAATTGAGGATTATGATTATCCATTTGAATGGGAATATGATATTTCTGTTGATTCAAAAACTGAAAATTTTACGGGAGGAATTGGATTATTATTATTCCATAATACACCCTTTTCTAATATAACAATGGATTTAACACCCCACCCAAGTTTTAAGAATTTACCAGTAATTATTGGTGGAAAAATGATGGATGAAACATATGGGGAGTTTCAAGAAGAAATGAATATGATTAATCAAGTTTTTGCAGAAGCAATGATTGAAGGGGATTCAAATGGTAGATTATTTACTTTTCCAATTCCTACATATAATATAACTAAAGATTTTAATTGGGATGCACAAGAAATTCAAAAAGTTTTTGAGATGACTGCAAAATATGGAATTCCTTATTTTTCTAATTTTATAAATAGTGATATGAAGCCCGAAGATGCTAGGTCAATGTGTTTGCATGAAAGTGAAAATATAATCTATAAAAAAAATGGAGAAATAAAACATTCAACAATTAAAGAATTGTGTGATTCACATTCTTTTGAATATGATCATGAAGGCTGGTCAGACAATTCAGAAAAAGATTTAGAAGCATTATCCTTAAATCCAAAAACTTTGAAATTAGAATGGGAAAAAATATTAAGATTTGTAAAAATTGATAGAAATGAAGAAGTTAAAATTATTACTGAAGATGGAAAAAGAATTAAAACTTCTGAAAATCATTTAGTTACTATAGTTACTTCAAAGGGTTTAGAAGAAAAATTTGCTAAAGATATAACTGTAGGAGATTATATCTTGAGTTTAAAAAATGCAGATAGTATACTTTCAAATGAAATTCAAAAATTAGAAAATGAAGTATTAGATAAAGAACTGGCTGCAATTTTAGGATTTTTTACGGCAGATGGAAATTTCTTGTGGAATAAAAGAAATGGCAAAAAAGTGATTAGAGGATTACAGTTTACTTTTAATTATAATGAACCTAATTTAATATTTGAAATAAAATCTTTAATTGAAAATAGATTGAATATAAAAGTTAAAGAAAAGAAAGACCCCAGGTATAATACTTATTATCTTTATTTATATTCAAGTGGTTTAGCTAAAAAAATATACTCGGCAGGATTTAAAAAATATGGGCAACTTCCAAATGTGTTATTTAATTCTCCAAAAGAGATTATTAAAGAATTTTTAGATTATTTCTTTAAAGGAGATGGGTATGAATTAAGAAAAGAAATACATATAAATGATTTAGATCTTTCTAAAGATCTTAATATATTATATAATTTAATTGGTATCCCAACTACTTTTAAAATTAGGAAAAATAGCCAAGTTATTTATCTACAACATAAACAAAATGAAATAAATTCATTAGGTTTAGTTAATTCTCCTTGTTTATATGAATGTATTCCTGGTTTTATGGCAAAATCTACTTATTTAGTTCCTGGATTAAATAAAGGAAGAATGGTTAGTCAGATGACTTTACAAAAATACAATGCACAAACAATGGAAAGTGAAAAATATTTACAAGCTGATGTATATATAACAAAAGTTACTTCAATACAAAAAATAATACATGAACAAAAACAAAGGTTTTACGATATTGAACTCGGAAATAATCATCTTTTTGTACATTCATTGGGGACTATAACTCATAATTGTTGTAGATTAAGATTAGACAACAGAGAATTAAGAAAAAGAGGCGGAGGATTATTTGGTGCTAATCCCCTAACTGGGTGTTATGATGAACAAACAGAAGTTTTAACACAAAATGGTTGGATATTTTTTAAAGATTTAAGTAAAAAACATAAGTTGTTTACTTTAACAAAAAATAATGAAATTGAAATACACGAACCAAAAAAATTATTTAAATATGATTATGAAGGGGAACTTTATGAATTTAAAACAAAATCATTAGATTTATTAGTAACACCAAATCATAGAATGGTAGTTGATCAAAATTATAAAGATAAAAGAATATTTGTTGAAGCCCAGTATTTTGATGTTAATAATCATAGGATACCAAAACAAAGTATTTGGAAGGGAGAAGAAAAAGAATGGTTTATTCTTCCCAGTATTGATTTTACTAAATATGGTAGACAAGGAAGAACTCCATATAAAGTTGTTAGAGATTCATTAAAAATTGAAATGGATAATTGGTTGAAATTTTTTGGATTCTGGTTAGCTGAAGGTTCAACAGATAATTCAAAAATAGCTCAAAGACATGGTTATAGAGTAATGATTACACAAGTAAATAAGAAAAAACGAAAACAAATTAAAGAAGTTTTTGATAAATTGCCTTTTAATTACACAGAAGAAAAAAATAATTTAGTGATATGTAATAAACAACTTTGGACTTATTTACATATATTTGGTAAAAAATATGATAAATTTATTCCAAAAGAAATCAAAAATTTATCTAAAAGACAATTGAAAATTTTATTTGATTGGTTGGTAAAAGGAGATGGCCACATTAGAAAAACTACAGGTCAAATTAATTATTGGACAACCTCAAAAAAATTAGCTGATGATATACAAGAAATAATTTTAAAACTTGGGTGGTTAGGTACATTAACAAAACAAAAGAAAAAAGTATCAATAATAAAAGGTAGAAAAATAAATTCTCAAGCAACTTGTTATATTTTAGGTGTTCAAAAAGCAAAACATTATAGATTAAGAAAAAGCAATATTAAGAAGGTTCCTTATAAAGGAAAAGTTTATTGTTGTGAAGTAGAAAACCATACTCTTTTTGTTAGAAGAAATGGTAAAGTTACTTGGTGTGGTAATTCTATTGGAGTAGTAACGGTTAATCTTCCAAGAATTGGTTATTTATCAAGAACAGAAGATGAATATTTTGAAAAATTAGATGAAGCAATGGATTTAGCATATACTAGTTTAGAAATAAAAAGAAAAGTTTTAGAAAGTTTTACTGAAAGAGGATTGTATCCATATTCTAAATTTTATTTAAGAAAAATTAAAGAAACGCATAATCAATATTGGAAAAATCATTTTAGTACAATTGGTTTGATAGGAATGAATGAGTCTTTATTAAATATGTTTGGTTCTGGATTGTTAGATTCTGAAGGAAGAAAATTTGCTATTAAAGTTTTAGATCATATGAGAAAGAAATTAGAGGATTATCAACTAGAATCCGGGAATATATTTAATTTAGAAGCAACCCCAGGAGAAGGAACAACACATAGATTAGCAAGAATAGATAAAGTTCAATATCCTAATATAATAGTTGCTAATGAACAAACTTATCAAGAAAGAGGTGCAGCACCTTATTATACAAATTCAACTCAATTACATGTTGCTTCAACTATTGATTTATTTGATGCATTAGATGTTGAGGACGAGTTGCAAACTAAATACACAGGAGGAACAGTTTTTCATACATTTTTAGGAGAAAAAATAAATGATTGGAAAATGGCTAGAGAATTAGTTAAAAGAATAGCACATAATTTTAAATTACCTTACTTTACATTAACTCCTACATTTAGTGTATGTCCAGTACATGGATACTTATCTGGGGAACATGAATTATGTCCAAAATGTGATGAAGAGATAGGATATGCAGGTATGATTAGACAATTAAATTCAGGAAAACAAATAGACCAAGAAATTTTAGAAGCAACTAAGAAAAAAAGAAATTATTGTGAGGTATATAGCAGGGTTGTGGGTTATATAAGACCAATAAAACAATGGAATGCAGGAAAATATGAAGAATATAAAGAAAGAAGGGTTTTTGACAAAAACCTTTAA
- a CDS encoding anaerobic ribonucleoside-triphosphate reductase activating protein: MDFAYIQKTSLIDYPENICSTIFTIGCNFKCPFCYNRTLVIPEEYPKNPLSNEQVLSTLFKRTHFVHAVCITGGEPTVFDDLYDFIKSLKKEGFLVKLDTNGTNPKMIKRLIDDKLLDYVAVDIKNSQIKYAKTIGLESFDASKIKETVDLLRQNNISFELRTTIVPTVHNIESIEEIGKWVGGGKFVIQDFRRTNSLIDPSLMNVIPFSQNELETFKKTAEKYFDKVELRI; the protein is encoded by the coding sequence ATGGATTTTGCTTACATACAAAAAACAAGTTTAATTGATTATCCAGAAAATATTTGTTCTACTATATTTACTATTGGATGTAATTTTAAATGTCCGTTTTGTTATAATAGAACATTAGTTATTCCAGAAGAATATCCTAAGAATCCATTGTCTAATGAACAGGTTTTATCAACTTTATTTAAAAGAACACACTTTGTGCACGCAGTATGCATTACTGGTGGCGAACCAACAGTTTTTGATGACTTATACGATTTTATTAAATCTCTTAAAAAAGAAGGGTTTTTAGTAAAATTAGATACTAATGGAACAAATCCAAAGATGATAAAAAGGTTAATAGATGATAAATTATTAGATTATGTTGCAGTAGATATAAAAAATTCACAAATAAAGTATGCTAAAACAATTGGTTTAGAAAGTTTTGATGCATCTAAAATTAAAGAAACTGTTGATTTATTAAGACAAAATAATATCTCATTTGAATTAAGAACAACTATTGTTCCAACAGTTCATAATATTGAGAGCATAGAAGAAATTGGGAAATGGGTTGGTGGTGGAAAATTTGTTATTCAAGATTTTAGAAGAACAAATTCTTTAATAGATCCTTCTTTAATGAATGTGATTCCATTTTCACAAAATGAGCTGGAAACATTTAAGAAAACTGCAGAAAAATATTTTGATAAAGTAGAATTAAGAATTTAA